taccgctcatgggcgaaggcacttgccatcgcaccaagtgcgacctctgtCCTATATATTACATATGAGTAtaaatttttctaacaaaaaagtTTTTAACTGAAATgatatatcatcatcattttATCTATATCACAATTGATTAAGTGGAGTCTATacttaatatattaaattttcacttttctctaacaataaaaaaagttgTGTATTATTTTCTTCCACTTTTCTCTAGCAATAAAAAACTAACTTGTTTATTACTTTATTCCACAAACACAAGCGTATTTCGTATCTCTCTTTCCgtcatgcttttttttttcatggatgAACCTTAAATCATTATttcatgaaaattgaaaattattcaattagtaAGAATGAGATTctgattttaattaaatttgaatattaattattgaattatgtatgtatatactattgaaaaattattattttttaaaataaagatgacctttttaattaaattcaggCCTCCGAAACGTTAGGGGCGACCCTGGCACTAACTGCTGGAACATGGTGTATTACACATAGGAATGATGCCACATATTGCTGACCAAATACAACACGCTTCCAAGGTGTTTTATGGAAAGAAACCATGAACGCTTCAAAGATTCGTAGAAAATGGGAGGGTAGTGTAATTGCAAAAATTCTTCGACGCTCAAATCAGAATACATACCTTAGGGTTTAAACTCGACTCTCATAGCATTTCACTTTCAGTTTTCTAAAGATCGATAATGCCCTCTCCATCCTCTCGTATAGTCAAGAGTCCAGTAATACACACGATTGCTGCTAGCAAGATTACATAGGAACTAATTGTGTGCAACTttgaaatgttttatttttatttttatcacaaattggCACACGCATGATACGTACAGATGCAATCTACATGGTTTGGCTTAAGGACTTCTGGCACAATCTATGCTCATATTGGAAGTCTAaagccatatttttttttatttttcataaattGGCACAAGCAAGATGCAGATGCAATCTAGACGTTTTGGCTTATGGACTTGGCACTATCCATGCTCATATTGGAGATTGGATCTCAATCGTTTCAAGAGTTCACAGTCAGTCGGATTAGTATTTCACTATTACATCGATTTGGTCTCAACTTAACTATTTACACATCCCAACCGGTTCTAAGTTTTATCACAAGATGTTTTGGTACAACTAAAAGTAGAACTATTCAATATAAACTATAATTTATCGATATGAGATTGCTATCTTTAACTACTCATTATATTAAGAATTAGGAAAATGAGTATTGACATTAGACAAAATCTCTTTGAAGCTTCATCTGTTCTGTTGGTacctttttaatattaaataaaataattataattgtCACTATTTGGTTGTTAGTGAGAATTAAGTCCGTTATGTGTAAATATTTGTTATTAGTAAAATTATAATTTCCTAAGTCTTTGATATGAGATTCAGCCACTCATTATATTAAGAATTAGGAAAATGAGTATTGACATTAGACAGAATCTCTTTGAAGCTTATCTGTTGgtgcatttttaatattaaatgaaataattataattgtcATTTTTTGGTTGTTAGTGGGAATTAAGTTTGTTAATATTTGTTATTAGTGGGGAATTAAGTGCAGTTTTTCAACCTTTTACCAATCGTAACTGTTGTATCTCAAGGCTGTCACCATCGTTGTGCTTGGTACGAAAGAGGACCTAGACGTCCTTATTCTTTAGAAAACTGAAAGCAAAATGCTATGGGAGTGGTGTTTGACCCTACGGCTACGGTACGTACTCTTATTTGAGCGTCGGAAAATGTTTTGCAATTACAGCACCCTCCCATTTTGTACGAATCTTTGAAGCGTTCACATcacaatttcttttcataaaataaagaaagttttaataaaatactTCCAATATTGTTTATTtataacgaaaaaccacatttatacctttatctgttattatttattatacctttaaaaaagatttttcattaaaagggaagttttttaggatttttcgttagttttccttaaaataaaaCACCTTGAAAGTAGATATaacaatttcttacacgacccGTTACCACGACACGtaaatgacacgaaaataacgggttttggTCAACACGTAACTAATCGGGTCACTATTGGGTTACACGATaataacccgttaataacgggttcttaacaagTTTACACGAGAGTGACACGCGAGTAACCTATTTCGAcacgataaaaaaaaattattttgataattttaattttttaaactactaaaaaaaaacttactatataatacaatagatataatgaatatgtatatattgtttattaattattattctatataaattttaaattttaagttttatttatttatttatttttatagtatattataggcaaagattgagattaaaaatcataaaacacattaaaaataaaaatatcaagtaatttaaaaataccaaacacattaaaaaaattataataattaatttacatgcgcgaaaaatatgaaaaaaatatgcaaacgctcGTAGTCGCATCATCTACGCTTTGAGGATGGCTATATGATCGTTTGAATTCTTAAAATCATACAAactctcatgaatagtattttaagggagttcaaaataaacaaaattcataatcattaatatATAAGTATGAAAGATGTGAAAGCATAATAAACGTTCATAATTGCATCCTCAACGCTTAGACGATGGTTACATGGTCGTtcagatttttaaaaccctccaaatctcatgaatagtgtttttatttgactgcaaaattaataataattattgtagaagtgtgaaaaatgtaatcactcgtaatgaaaaactttacaactttcataaaAGGGTCAATTCTgaaatttagtattatgttttacatttttttgggtcaaattatgtttttcattttcatttttattgatttaaaatatatttttcttaatgggtaacggatcgggtcatattacttgataatattaacgggttgattTCAGGTTGAGTCATATTACCCATTTACTTTAACAGGTATTACacaacacgacccgttaagctatcgggtatgacacgaaaagtGGAATCATTTCTATATGTAATACATCATGTTCCAGCAATTAGCGGCTTAGGGTTAATATTAAGTCACCACGGAGGACATCCTAAAAGCTAAGGGTCCATTTGGTATtctactaaattttttttatcattttcaaAAATAATTCATAAAACCATTTATTACGAATAGTTTTttataagactcaaaaacttgtttggtataaacgaaagggagagagaatggagagagaatttggagtgagagagagagagagaaagagagttaaGGGAAAGGATCAGAAAAGAGAGGAGAATCGAAGAGgagagaagagggagaaaaaTCATAATAGATTAAAAGAGAAGCTAGAAGGAAATGATCGGataagagaaaggagagaaaagacgagaagagagaaaaatcaaaacaattaGAAAGAGctagatgagagagaaagaagaaaataggaAGCAATAAGATAGAaagagaagaggagagagaaaaattttaaaaatagtcTTAGAAACAAAAATTATTCAGTTGAGACTAAAAAactgtttttgagttaaaacaatttaattcaAATTGGATGCTAAACAGGCCCTAAGAAACTTGCAAATTCACTCAACCAAAGTTCAAATGAACACAAGCAGTAGCTGCTAGCAAGATTACATAGGAACTAATTGTGTCCaacttttgaaatgtttttatttttattattatcataAATTAGGACACGCACAATACAGATGCAATCTAGACATTTTGGCCTGTGGACTTCTGGCACTATCCATGCTCATATTGGAAGTCGGATTTCAATCCTGTCAAGAGTTCACAGTCGGACCATTATTTCACTAGTAATCACATTGATATAGTCTCAACTTGACTATTTACACAATCCGACACATActaagttttatcacaaaatgttaTAGTACAACTCAAAGTAGAACCATTAAgtataaattataatttattaagTTTTTGATATGAGATTGCTTTCTTCAACCACTGATTATATTAAGAATTAGGAAAATGAGTACCGACATAATTTCTTTGAAGCTTCATCTGTTCCCTTTCTGTGGGtatgatgtgtgtgtgtatatatagaaGTATATAACCAATTAATAATTACGTAAACGTCACCAGTCTACTTGTTATTTCAATGATTAATAATGATATAtatagatgcatatatatacCTTTGCAGTCAAGGACATTATCCTTTTCCTTGCCACGAAAATTCCAGATTCTTTCACGAATACACAAGTATATTATATATCCATATGTGTGTATtcgtatgtgtatatataccaTATCGTTGTGCTTCAATATTCCCATAAAACTTTGTGTTGAGTCTCCCTCCAAAATTGGAAAGAGCACGAGCTTTTCCAAGTTAGCTTGTGGTCTCTGATCGTTCATACTTAAAAGGTACGTAAATTTTGTAAAACTcacatcatatatatatatatatatgtcagttCTTGCTTTAATTAATTTCCCTAACTGCATGGTACTCTTGCATGGAGATAATTCTACAAGCTATATGGATTGTTTTCAAGCCAGTCCCTAGAATTTTTGCTTCGGGTCAGATTGTTAAAAATAACacttttaacgttaatttttaaACTAGAGGAAGGTAGTACAGGATGGATATCCGATCCGATCGATCAATCATATCAGAAAATGGTTCAACAGACGTTGTAGGGTCGTCTTCAACCCATCGGGAGCAATCTTCACAAGAAATTGAAGGGAGCACTACAATTGTAAGCTTTCAAGGCTACACTTGTTCCACGAGGACACGTCGTTATCCATTACCACCACTCGTCGGAACACCAATTATAGCAATCATACCTAGTCCAGAAATATATCAACCTCCACCCCCTCCAGATAACACACCATGGGGTGATAATGATTCAGGATGTACACATATCTTCGATCAAGTAAGAAAAGAAAGGCTTGCTGCTAAAGAAACTCAAGGTAAGCGTGAAGCCATCAGTATTTCTtgcattatttttatttaatacaggcacaacttttttttaaattttaatcgacttttttgttccttttgcttttctttaattttgtagtgtttttttttttttttttttttttttttaaggagggAGTAGTTGGCTACCGAGCAAATTTCTTGAATGGGGAAGGAGTCGAATGCATTTCAATGATGATACAGTAACACCAAATGGGAGCGTGCCAACTGAAGTTGCAGCAGCTTCCACTCCAGCAGCAGCACCTACACCGAATTCAAATACCATTTCATGTATATGTCTCCTTCCACTGCATCACATATGCCGTATATATGCATATTTTCTCTTCATTCACCACAACACAAACTGACGTTTATAGCATGCCAGAAACGCTATAATATGATAgcgtttattatagtgttttagaGAGTGCTATGTCAACCAACACTAACTTGTTGGAACTAACGTGAGAAGAAATTAAGTATGAAATAAGGATGATGCTATTTGGGTCGTAATTAATGATCACATTATTGATCACCTCTCTAATATAGATGAGACTCACGTACAAGGGGTGGTTCAACTCTATTAGAGAGGTACAAGATATAGTCATTGAATATAGtacaaattattaaagaatggtAACAGAACTCAAATAATGGTTCACTActgaagaaaaaaggaaaaagaaactcACATTTCAAATTGTATatcctaacccattatttaaTTAGTTACTGAATTGTTTGCTTAAATAATCTTGCCAGCGTTGCCAATTAACGCCTCCCTAGTTCCCTATGTTCAACTACATCTTGCTGCTCTCAATGGTGACTGGATTGCTGCAAACAATTTCTTGGTATCAAATCCTGAAGCTGTGAGGGCTAAGATCACAAAGGGTTCAGAAACTGCTCTCCATATTGCTGCCGGGGCCAAACATACAACATTTGTTCAGGAGCTAGTTAAATGGATGATGCCGTCTGACCTAGAACTGAAGAATGATGTGGGAAACACTGCCCTCTATTTTGCTGCTGTTTCCGGTGTCAAAAGGATTGCCGAGATAATGGTAGATAAGAATCCGAGGTTACCCCAAATCAGAGGTAGTAAAGATTCAACACCTCTTCATATGGCTACTTTGTTAGGGCACAGGGAGATGGTATGGTATCTTTACGACAAGACTGATACAATTTTGAAGGACTCCGACCGTGTGGGGCTTCTTATTGCCGCAATAGCAGCCGATCTTTATGGTAAGGACGTACGTACCTTTTCAATTTAGATCTTTATCATATGATAAACTTATGAAAGTCCCTGTAGACAAGTATAATTTGATTAGGTCCCAAAACATGATCATATATGTATAGGTCGTATACCTTAAAATAATTTATCTGTGAGAATGCATCTACGTGTATGTTTGCAAACGTAACATTTTATTATGGTCCCCTATGCCTATGCAACCGAGTTCAAATTCATCTCTCCGCATTCCTGCAGTTTAAATTAGCTTTAAGAATATCGCTCCTAAAACAAATAAGGTATATATTGTAATCAAATTGTCTAGCTAAAATTCGTCGAGATATACATATATCATGATAATTATTAACTTCATGATAATTAACTACAGATCTTGCACTGGATATAATTCAAAAGCACCCTGACATGGCTTTTGCTCGAGATGATGAAAATCGAGAGACTGCACTTCATGTGATGGCACGAAAACATTCAGCTTATTATAATGGAAGTCAACCGGGAGTTCTGCAACGATTCGTATTTTCAGGTTAGGGTTTATAACATGTTACATGTCATATTTTAACTCAACTCTTTTGCTTAACATGCAAgttaattttctgttttatgCAGTCCCTCGTATCAAGGTTTGCTACAACAAAAAAGTTATGCATACGCAAGCCATTGAGCTTGTGAAGCAGCTGTGGAAGAAAGTACTTACTTTAGAAAATGATTCAAAAATTAGTGATTTAATCAGAGCACCCTCTCGCTTATTGTTCAGTGCTGCTGAGTTGGGGAACATCGACTTCCTAATCATACTTATGAGAACATACCCTAATCTTATATGGAAAGTTGATGAACAAAATCGAAGCATATTTCACACTGCAGTTGTTCACCGGCAGGAGAAAGTTTTCAATCTCATATATGAATTAGGTGGACTGAAAGATATAATTGCATCTTACAAAGACGAAGACAATAATAATATGCTTCATTTGGCAGCCAAACTTGCACCGGATGATCGATTAAATATTGATACGGGGGCAGCATTGCAATTCAGAAGAGAGTTACAATGGTTTAAGGTAAGATTTTTCCCTCAATAAACACAGATTAACTGTATCTAATCTTCCTAATCTTTGTTGACTAAACTCTTTAATTGCAAAGGAATGATCTGAAATGAGGAATCTGAATTTGATTTTCTAGTGCAAAGTTTCTCAATTTAATCTGAGAGAGTAGTCATTTCTTGAGTTGTGACCTAGAGCAAATATTTTGCCATTTTCGGGTAAAGGATTCATAAGCTTGAAAAGCTAAAGGTTATAGATGTTTACTAACGAGATCATGATCCAATTTTTCTCTTCTTAATACCTCTGATGGCCAGTTGTGCGGCATGAGCGGAACATCTAAAGTTCAAATCCCCCTCTCAAGTTGATAAGAAAAAGTGTATTTTTGTTTACACATGATTTTAATTACTACTAATAATGTTTGTCATTTTACTTTGTTCAATACTTTTAGTTAGACTAATTGAGATCACACGTGCATAAAAATTTAGGAAGTGAAGAAGATCGTCCAACCATTATACAAGGAAATGAGAAACTCGGATGGAAAAACACCTCAAGTCCTATTCACTGAAGAGCACAAGGACTTGTTACGAGAAGGAGAAAAGTGGATGAAGGGCACTGCATCATCGTGCATGCTTGTGGCAACGCTCATTGCCACCGTAATGTTTGCCGTTTTCTCCACAGTACCGGGCGGAAACAACAACGACACGGGCATTCCGATTTTTCTCAACTCGAGGGCCTTCATGGTTTTTGCCATATCAGATGCACTCTCCCTCGTCTCCTCCGCCACATCAATCTTGAGTTTCCTGTCCATTCTTACATCACGCTATGCAGAAGAAGATTTCCTCCACTCGCTACCGAATCGGTTGATTGTAGGACTGGCAACCCTTTTCATCTCTATAGTTACCATGATGATCACGTTCGTAGCGTCGCTATACATCGTTCTAGGCCATGGATATCAAGGGATCAAATTTCCAATAACTTTGGCCGCGGGCGTTCCTGTTAGTTTCTATGCTCTGTTACAGTTTCCTCTTCTTGGAGATATGATCAGTCATGCTTATATTTCAAGGGTATCCTTTCGTCCCATGGGGGCACTCAACTAATTATGCAAGGCCAACTGTAAAGCTATGAAGTTTATGCTTTGTAaaattattatgttttgaagtgGGTTGGATAAATTTTTGGGTGATTTTGtacaaaatcaataaaaagttaAAGTATTAACAATATATCAACAATAGGTATGTTAATCATATATAAGTCAATCATGTATTAGGAAACATATGCATTTAtaataaacaaaatttacaaaatatacCATTGTGGCTGGCATCCACCACAACCAACACCCcctttctcatattttttatattctGGTATAAGTCAACACGGATCAAATACTGCAATGCAGTGTTCATTTCTTGGTTTGACTTTTCCACCACTCACACATCCTACGTGTCCGTATATACTTTTAAATTCAGACACTGCAATGCAATGCCCATTTTCTGGTTATGTTTTTACTTTTGAATTCAAACGTTGCACTCCAGTGTCCACTTTcttatttcattttttcaccacTCACATGCCTCCTAAGTGTCCAACTTTACATTTAGATTTAGATAATGcaatgttttatattttttacatttggattcagacactgT
This genomic interval from Malus domestica chromosome 05, GDT2T_hap1 contains the following:
- the LOC103419953 gene encoding uncharacterized protein, producing MDIRSDRSIISENGSTDVVGSSSTHREQSSQEIEGSTTIVSFQGYTCSTRTRRYPLPPLVGTPIIAIIPSPEIYQPPPPPDNTPWGDNDSGCTHIFDQVRKERLAAKETQGGSSWLPSKFLEWGRSRMHFNDDTVTPNGSVPTEVAAASTPAAAPTPNSNTISSLPINASLVPYVQLHLAALNGDWIAANNFLVSNPEAVRAKITKGSETALHIAAGAKHTTFVQELVKWMMPSDLELKNDVGNTALYFAAVSGVKRIAEIMVDKNPRLPQIRGSKDSTPLHMATLLGHREMVWYLYDKTDTILKDSDRVGLLIAAIAADLYGKDVRTFSI
- the LOC139187507 gene encoding ankyrin repeat-containing protein NPR4-like, with the protein product MAFARDDENRETALHVMARKHSAYYNGSQPGVLQRFVFSVPRIKVCYNKKVMHTQAIELVKQLWKKVLTLENDSKISDLIRAPSRLLFSAAELGNIDFLIILMRTYPNLIWKVDEQNRSIFHTAVVHRQEKVFNLIYELGGLKDIIASYKDEDNNNMLHLAAKLAPDDRLNIDTGAALQFRRELQWFKEVKKIVQPLYKEMRNSDGKTPQVLFTEEHKDLLREGEKWMKGTASSCMLVATLIATVMFAVFSTVPGGNNNDTGIPIFLNSRAFMVFAISDALSLVSSATSILSFLSILTSRYAEEDFLHSLPNRLIVGLATLFISIVTMMITFVASLYIVLGHGYQGIKFPITLAAGVPVSFYALLQFPLLGDMISHAYISRVSFRPMGALN